In Acidobacteriota bacterium, one genomic interval encodes:
- the rnc gene encoding ribonuclease III gives MILLEREKLLSELEQKIGYSFRSRALLDRALTHRSFANEHAEENCQHNEALEFLGDSVLGFVVSAWLLERFPDLSEGKLSKMKAHLVSESRLVEIAEELDLGSYILLNRGEEKTGGRRKRALLADAYEALIGVLYVDGGITVAERFLRRELRQKLMSIDPASMIGADYKSALQEKLQAAGGPGPDYAVVEVLGPDHRRTFRVELRVGGRPVATGEGHTIKLAQQEAARGALESPDDLSIAVAQQRAAVEYHGDARAGAGAAPASESFGEESASSLENYGNDEGKDGGEVSPGFVTQDATPQSNEPGDGSHVSQLGRNATAELPAETESEYEALSVTNDV, from the coding sequence ATGATTCTACTCGAACGCGAAAAACTGCTTTCTGAACTCGAGCAAAAGATCGGTTATTCATTCCGGTCGCGCGCCCTGCTGGATCGCGCTCTCACTCATCGCTCGTTCGCAAATGAGCACGCGGAAGAAAACTGCCAGCACAATGAAGCTCTGGAATTTTTAGGCGATTCTGTACTCGGCTTCGTTGTGAGCGCGTGGCTGCTCGAGCGCTTCCCCGATTTGTCGGAAGGTAAGCTGTCGAAGATGAAGGCCCACCTTGTCAGCGAGTCCAGACTCGTTGAGATCGCCGAAGAGCTGGATCTGGGCAGTTACATCCTGCTGAATCGCGGCGAAGAGAAAACTGGCGGCCGCCGGAAGCGCGCGCTGCTTGCCGACGCCTACGAGGCGCTGATAGGCGTGCTCTACGTCGACGGCGGAATTACAGTCGCCGAACGGTTCCTGCGCCGTGAGCTACGCCAGAAGCTGATGAGCATAGACCCGGCTTCGATGATCGGAGCAGACTACAAGTCGGCTTTGCAGGAGAAGCTGCAGGCGGCTGGCGGTCCAGGCCCGGACTACGCCGTAGTCGAGGTGCTGGGTCCGGACCACCGCAGGACTTTTCGCGTCGAGCTTCGCGTCGGCGGCCGGCCGGTCGCGACGGGGGAAGGGCACACTATCAAGCTCGCGCAACAGGAAGCTGCTCGCGGTGCGCTGGAATCTCCCGATGACCTCAGCATAGCCGTTGCACAGCAGAGAGCCGCCGTCGAGTACCACGGCGATGCTCGAGCCGGGGCCGGCGCGGCTCCAGCCTCGGAATCGTTCGGGGAAGAGTCCGCGTCATCACTTGAGAATTACGGCAATGACGAGGGGAAGGATGGAGGTGAGGTGTCCCCGGGGTTTGTCACTCAGGACGCGACCCCACAGAGTAACGAGCCGGGAGACGGTTCGCACGTTTCCCAGCTCGGACGCAACGCAACCGCGGAGCTCCCGGCTGAAACCGAGAGCGAGTATGAAGCATTGAGCGTTACCAATGACGTTTGA
- a CDS encoding tetratricopeptide repeat protein translates to MMIKRNQKTRYTFFGSVLGVALLLCAARLPIASALGIETLGNYTPWETPGETPPKLATEALRRAEELRRKWNLDSAEAAFHEAKALEPASLDAAVGLARIARARLEYARAISLLDKAAREHPNSADVLNEYGSVYLAAEEPARARRYFESALNLPASKMASIIGLAGVDLLEGNYVHATESLRECLAREPQNSHAHAMLARVLLESKKESEASEEAGRAVALDAYSVDALYLLACVKSSERKADEARSLARRVVALDPFNVGGRRVLSQYLDGQTGYRQSVSQQARAHYLNGRLLKQEGELTKAVAEFEAALCIEPRYYGALIGLADVWLRQGECERAAVAAKLATAVDPDGALAHLELSCAYRGINERARIEIGATDFAAVFYGRPAPPAYALTREIFPNYSSLTRSQQAVIDLAVAPLSGFLPKLARKKARHYLLSFDQRPGDLRGFADVAGEKTFDGRYYASIRGVGGRVTVSGIEYLEQAARGGFNTIAHEFAHQVHIAVMGTGEVKEIRRLYERARREGRTLDYYAAANEYEYFAQGYEAFISDRKRPSAGVTGRHTNRELLTGDPELYKFLLRLTGSSAATPGT, encoded by the coding sequence ATGATGATTAAGCGCAATCAGAAAACTCGATACACGTTTTTCGGCTCCGTTCTTGGCGTTGCGTTGCTGCTGTGTGCCGCACGGTTGCCGATCGCGAGTGCGTTGGGTATCGAGACGCTGGGCAACTATACGCCTTGGGAGACACCAGGCGAAACGCCGCCCAAATTGGCAACCGAGGCATTGAGACGAGCTGAAGAGCTGCGCCGAAAGTGGAACCTCGACTCCGCCGAAGCTGCGTTCCATGAAGCTAAGGCACTGGAGCCGGCGAGTCTGGATGCAGCAGTGGGGCTGGCTCGCATTGCACGGGCCAGGCTCGAGTACGCACGCGCGATCAGCCTGCTCGACAAAGCGGCCAGAGAGCATCCGAACTCAGCAGATGTGCTCAACGAATACGGCTCGGTCTATCTCGCCGCGGAAGAGCCGGCCCGAGCGCGGCGCTACTTTGAAAGCGCACTCAATCTCCCGGCATCGAAGATGGCGTCAATCATCGGACTGGCGGGGGTGGATTTGCTCGAAGGGAATTACGTTCACGCGACCGAGAGCCTCCGCGAGTGTCTGGCGCGAGAACCGCAAAACAGCCACGCGCACGCGATGCTTGCTCGCGTGCTGCTGGAGAGCAAAAAGGAGTCTGAAGCATCCGAGGAAGCCGGGCGCGCCGTCGCGCTGGACGCTTACAGCGTTGACGCGCTGTATCTGCTCGCGTGTGTGAAGTCGAGTGAGCGGAAGGCCGACGAAGCCCGCTCATTGGCGCGGCGCGTAGTCGCGCTGGATCCGTTCAACGTTGGCGGGCGCCGCGTGTTGTCGCAGTATCTCGACGGTCAAACGGGCTACCGGCAAAGCGTGTCCCAACAAGCGCGTGCGCATTACCTGAACGGCCGGCTGCTGAAGCAAGAAGGAGAACTCACAAAGGCAGTTGCGGAGTTCGAGGCCGCGCTGTGCATCGAGCCGCGATACTACGGCGCGTTGATCGGCCTTGCCGATGTATGGTTGAGGCAAGGTGAGTGCGAGCGAGCGGCCGTCGCGGCGAAGCTTGCCACGGCGGTGGATCCTGATGGCGCACTCGCTCATCTGGAACTCAGTTGCGCCTATCGGGGCATCAACGAGCGGGCGCGGATAGAGATAGGAGCGACTGATTTCGCGGCGGTGTTTTATGGGCGGCCCGCGCCTCCTGCTTACGCGCTCACGCGAGAAATCTTCCCGAACTATAGTTCGCTAACCAGGAGTCAGCAGGCAGTGATTGATCTAGCGGTTGCGCCGCTCTCAGGTTTTCTGCCGAAGCTCGCGCGCAAGAAGGCGCGTCACTACTTGCTCTCATTCGATCAACGGCCGGGGGACCTGCGCGGCTTCGCTGACGTGGCCGGCGAGAAAACCTTCGATGGCCGCTACTACGCGAGCATTCGAGGGGTGGGAGGCCGAGTCACTGTTTCGGGCATCGAGTACCTGGAGCAGGCGGCGCGTGGCGGCTTCAACACTATCGCGCACGAGTTCGCGCATCAGGTTCACATCGCCGTTATGGGAACGGGCGAAGTGAAAGAGATTCGCAGGCTATACGAGCGAGCCCGGCGTGAAGGTCGAACACTGGACTACTACGCAGCGGCAAACGAATACGAGTACTTCGCTCAGGGTTACGAAGCCTTCATTTCGGACCGCAAACGGCCCTCCGCGGGAGTGACCGGGCGGCACACCAATCGCGAGTTGTTGACGGGCGATCCTGAGTTGTACAAGTTTCTGCTTAGACTGACTGGCAGTTCGGCTGCGACGCCGGGGACTTGA
- a CDS encoding HDIG domain-containing metalloprotein yields the protein MPARDDAWNLLCEYTKGESLRKHALAVEAVMRTYARRLGEDEDKWGLTGMLHDFDYEMYPNPPDHPMKGSEILQERGYSDELRRAILGHANYTGVPRDSLLARGLYARDELTGFIVACALVRPNGIWDLESKSVKKKLKDKAFARTVNRDEVYEGAEELAVDLGEHIDFIIASLREVASDVGLKQPGDDSVKPARNLLGQT from the coding sequence CGATGCATGGAATCTGCTCTGCGAATATACAAAGGGTGAATCGCTGCGGAAGCACGCTCTGGCGGTAGAAGCCGTGATGAGAACATACGCTCGGCGTTTGGGCGAGGACGAAGACAAATGGGGATTGACCGGAATGCTGCACGATTTCGATTATGAGATGTACCCAAATCCTCCGGATCATCCCATGAAAGGTTCTGAGATCCTCCAAGAGCGCGGCTACAGCGATGAGCTCCGGAGGGCGATTCTCGGGCACGCGAACTACACCGGCGTTCCGCGCGACTCTCTGCTCGCGCGCGGGCTTTATGCGCGCGACGAACTAACCGGCTTCATCGTCGCGTGCGCGCTCGTGCGGCCGAACGGCATCTGGGACCTTGAATCAAAGTCGGTGAAGAAAAAACTCAAGGACAAAGCATTCGCACGCACGGTCAATCGCGATGAGGTGTATGAAGGCGCCGAGGAGCTGGCTGTGGACCTTGGCGAGCACATCGACTTCATTATCGCTTCGCTGCGGGAGGTAGCTTCCGATGTTGGTCTGAAGCAACCAGGTGACGACTCGGTGAAGCCGGCGCGCAACCTATTGGGGCAAACCTGA